Proteins co-encoded in one Setaria viridis chromosome 9, Setaria_viridis_v4.0, whole genome shotgun sequence genomic window:
- the LOC117837320 gene encoding cytochrome P450 89A2: MDTPLLLLVALLLFLLPLLLLAQHGVRKGKNGGRLPPGPLAVPLLGNGQRHSVQHLVARYGPVVSLRVGTRLVVLVSDRCIAHAALVETGAALADRPAPTRAFLGETGHTISRASYGPVWRLLRRNLVAGTLHPSRVRLFAPARAWARGALVDKLRTSSEAPPHVAEELRHAVSCLLVLMCFGERLSEPAVRAVAAAQRNWLLFTAYRAHVFAFWPAVTKHLFHHRLQMGLAARRRQKEVFMPLIEARRERKKQLSQGGGDGGAGAPKKATTFEHSYVDTLFDIKLPDEGGRGLTDDELVSLCSEFLAAGTDTTSTALQWIMAELVKNPAIQEKLHSEIKATCGDEQEEVGEEDTRRMPYLKAVVLEGLRRHPPAHALLAHLAAEDIDVCGYLIPRGAFVHFTVAEMGWDEREWGNPMEFSPERFLPGGDGEGVDVTGTKGIRMMPFGAGRRICAGLGVAVLHLEYFVANLVREFEWHEVPGDEVDLTERHEITTVMKKPLRPRLVPRRIHRVAAATQ; encoded by the coding sequence ATGGACACACCACTCCTGCTCCtcgtcgccctcctcctcttcctcctcccgctcctcctgcTCGCGCAGCACGGGGTCAGAAAAGGCAAGAACGGTGGCCGTCTCCCGCCGGGCCCACTGGCCGTGCCGTTGCTCGGCAACGGGCAGAGGCACTCGGTCCAGCACCTCGTGGCTCGGTACGGCCCCGTCGTGTCGTTGCGTGTGGGCACCCGCCTCGTCGTCCTGGTGTCCGACCGCTGCATCGCGCACGCGGCCCTGGTGGAGACCGGCGCGGCGCTGGCCGACCGCCCGGCGCCCACGCGCGCGTTCCTCGGCGAGACCGGCCACACCATCTCACGCGCCAGCTACGGGCCCGTGTGGCGCCTCCTGCGCCGCAACCTCGTCGCCGGGACGCTGCACCCGTCGCGGGTCCGGCTGTTCGCcccggcgcgcgcgtgggcgcgcggcgcgctCGTCGACAAGCTCCGGACGTCGTCGGAGGCGCCGCCCCACGTGGCGGAGGAGCTCCGGCACGCCGTGTCCTGCCTTCTCGTGCTGATGTGCTTCGGTGAGCGCCTGAGCGAGCCCGCCGttcgcgccgtcgccgccgcgcagcgGAACTGGCTCCTGTTCACGGCCTACCGCGCGCACGTGTTCGCGTTCTGGCCGGCGGTGACCAAGCACCTCTTCCACCACCGCCTCCAGATGGGGCTGGCTGCTCGGCGGAGGCAGAAGGAGGTCTTCATGCCGCTGATCGAAGCTCGCCGGGAGCGCAAGAAGCAACTCAGCcaaggcggtggcgacggcggcgctggggcGCCAAAGAAGGCCACGACATTCGAGCACTCGTACGTGGACACGCTGTTCGACATCAAGCTCCCCGACGAGGGGGGCCGCGGGCTCACCGACGACGAGCTAGTCAGCCTCTGCTCCGAGTTCCTCGCCGCGGGGACCGACACGACGTCCACCGCTCTGCAGTGGATCATGGCGGAGCTGGTCAAGAACCCGGCCATCCAGGAGAAGCTCCACAGCGAGATCAAGGCGACGTGCGGTGACGAGCAAGAGGAGGTCGGCGAGGAGGACACGCGCAGGATGCCGTACCTCAAGGCCGTCGTCCTCGAGGGCCTGCGCCGGCACCCTCCGGCGCACGCCCTGCTGGCGCACCTGGCGGCGGAGGACATAGACGTCTGCGGGTACCTGATCCCCAGGGGCGCTTTCGTGCACTTCACGGTGGCGGAGATGGGCTGGGACGAGCGGGAGTGGGGGAACCCGATGGAATTCTCGCCGGAGCGGTTCTtgcccggcggcgacggcgagggcgtgGACGTGACGGGCACCAAGGGGATCAGGATGATGCCGTTCGGCGCGGGCCGGAGGATCTGCGCGGGGCTCGGCGTCGCCGTGCTGCACCTGGAGTACTTCGTGGCCAACTTGGTGCGCGAGTTCGAGTGGCACGAGGTgcccggcgacgaggtggaccTCACCGAGAGGCATGAGATCACCACCGTCATGAAGAAGCCGCTCCGCCCGCGCCTCGTGCCCAGGAGGATCCACCGTGTTGCTGCTGCTACACAGTAG
- the LOC117835300 gene encoding uncharacterized protein produces MASASMASAGSGRRGWSVIAAQLPGRTDLAIKNYWNSTLKKKFPAARTPAAYRCQNSPACSASCDAGTPARDLQLFACSSEESSTAGSSPSPAKPVLPGPTLVQAVKPPVPVVAAGQEPIAAVPLRIEQKQAVVGRPRLENKPSPPPPACDQTGKRVMDIVCAPMSPVPLSFIEPEELACIYQFDDIDSFLPWFDHH; encoded by the exons atgGCCAGCGCTAGCATGGCCagcgccggatccggccggagggg CTGGTCCGTCATCGCTGCCCAGCTCCCGGGGAGGACAGACCTGGCcatcaagaactactggaacaGCACGCTCAAGAAGAAGTTCCCGGCGGCGAGGACCCCCGCGGCCTACCGCTGCCAGAACAGCCCGGCCTGCAGCGCGTCGTGTGACGCCGGGACGCCGGCGCGGGACCTGCAGCTGTTTGCCTGCAGCAGCGAGGAGAGCTCCACGGCAGGGTCCAGCCCGAGCCCTGCCAAGCCCGTCTTGCCCGGCCCAACGCTGGTGCAAGCAGTGAAGCCGCCGGTTccggtcgtcgccgccggccaagaACCGATCGCGGCGGTCCCGCTGAGGATCGAGCAGAAGCAGGCCGTGGTGGGCCGACCGCGTCTGGAGAATAAGccgtctccaccaccaccggcctgtGATCAGACCGGCAAGAGGGTCATGGACATCGTCTGCGCGCCCATGTCTCCTGTTCCTCTAAGCTTCATTGAACCGGAGGAGCTGGCCTGCATCTACCAGTTCGATGATATCGATAGCTTCTTGCCGTGGTTTGATCATCACTAA